A section of the Serratia liquefaciens ATCC 27592 genome encodes:
- a CDS encoding LysR family transcriptional regulator, with protein sequence MNIELRHLRYFIAVAEELHFGRAAERLRISQPPLSQQIQALEEMVGARLLARNNRNVSLTQAGEMFLKEAYQVLDQVSRAAEKAARLERGELGELTIGFTSSAPFISVVSRSLRAFRQQHPQVHIKMREVNTKQQIEPLLNGELDLGVMRNTRLPDVLKHQLLLCEPLVAVVPEGHPLTQVASGTLRFQHLAEEPFVFFSREVGTALHDEILSLLAKAGITPYITQEVGEAMTIIGLVSSGLGISILPASFARVRIDGVQYLPLAEPEAMTEVWLVHHRQRPLTAAAKSLMALLLP encoded by the coding sequence GAGTTGCATTTTGGCCGTGCAGCGGAGCGGCTGCGTATTTCACAACCGCCGCTCAGCCAACAAATCCAGGCGCTGGAGGAAATGGTCGGCGCTCGCCTTTTGGCGCGGAATAACCGGAATGTCAGCCTGACTCAGGCGGGAGAGATGTTTCTGAAAGAAGCCTATCAGGTGCTCGATCAGGTCAGTCGTGCGGCGGAAAAGGCAGCGCGATTGGAACGCGGCGAACTTGGCGAACTGACCATTGGTTTCACCTCTTCGGCACCCTTTATCAGCGTAGTGTCGCGCAGCCTGCGGGCTTTCCGTCAGCAACACCCGCAGGTGCACATCAAGATGCGAGAAGTGAATACCAAGCAGCAGATCGAACCTTTGCTCAATGGCGAGCTCGATTTGGGCGTGATGCGTAACACCCGCTTGCCGGACGTGTTGAAACATCAGCTTTTGCTGTGTGAGCCCCTGGTGGCGGTGGTGCCGGAAGGGCATCCGCTAACCCAGGTGGCTTCCGGTACCTTGCGTTTCCAACATTTGGCGGAAGAACCCTTTGTGTTTTTCTCGCGTGAGGTGGGAACCGCGTTGCATGACGAAATTTTGTCGCTGCTGGCCAAGGCGGGGATCACGCCCTATATCACTCAGGAAGTTGGCGAGGCGATGACCATCATTGGCCTGGTGTCTTCTGGCCTGGGTATCTCTATACTTCCGGCGTCTTTCGCCCGGGTTAGAATCGACGGAGTACAATATTTGCCGCTGGCGGAGCCGGAGGCGATGACTGAAGTGTGGCTGGTGCACCATCGTCAACGGCCGTTGACGGCGGCAGCAAAATCCTTGATGGCGTTACTGTTGCCCTGA
- the mlc gene encoding sugar metabolism global transcriptional regulator Mlc gives MIAVGQPGHIDQIKQTNAGAVYRLIDQLGPISRIELSKRAQLAPASITKIVRELLEAHLVKETEYQEVGSRGRPAVGLVLDTEAWHYLSARISRGTITLALRDISSKLVVEEILPLAAEHPDPLLKRILTEVDQFFIRHQSKLERLTAIAITLPGMVDAISGVVHRMPFYDVEDMPLGPALETRTGLPVYLQHDISAWTMAEALYGASRGSQNVIQVVIDHNVGAGVITGGRVLHAGSRSVVEIGHTQVDPYGKRCYCGNHGCLETVASIENMLEIARTRLGTSMSSSLHGMPLTVESLCDAALAGDQLAKDIILGVGHSVGRILAIMVNLFNPEKILVGSPLNRAAEILHPAIASCIRQQSLPAYSEHIKVESTQFFNKGTMPGAALVKEALYNGSLLVQLLQG, from the coding sequence GTGATTGCTGTTGGGCAGCCTGGGCATATTGATCAAATCAAGCAAACAAATGCAGGGGCAGTTTATCGGTTAATCGATCAACTGGGCCCAATTTCGCGCATCGAACTGTCAAAGCGAGCACAGCTGGCGCCCGCCAGCATCACCAAAATCGTGCGGGAGCTGTTGGAAGCCCATCTGGTTAAAGAAACCGAATATCAGGAAGTGGGCAGCCGCGGCCGCCCGGCGGTGGGCCTGGTGCTGGACACCGAAGCCTGGCATTACCTTTCCGCCCGCATCAGCCGTGGCACCATCACGCTGGCGCTGCGTGATATCAGCAGCAAGCTGGTAGTTGAGGAAATCCTCCCCCTGGCCGCCGAACACCCCGATCCGCTGCTGAAACGCATTCTGACCGAAGTCGATCAGTTCTTTATCCGCCATCAAAGCAAACTGGAGCGGTTGACGGCCATTGCCATTACCTTACCGGGGATGGTGGATGCGATTTCCGGCGTGGTGCATCGCATGCCGTTTTACGACGTGGAAGATATGCCCTTGGGGCCGGCGTTGGAAACGCGCACCGGTCTGCCGGTGTATCTGCAGCACGACATCAGCGCCTGGACCATGGCCGAAGCCTTATACGGCGCTTCACGCGGCAGCCAAAACGTCATTCAGGTGGTGATCGATCATAACGTCGGCGCCGGCGTCATCACCGGTGGTCGGGTGCTGCATGCCGGTAGCCGCAGCGTGGTAGAGATTGGTCATACCCAGGTCGACCCTTACGGCAAACGCTGTTACTGCGGCAACCACGGCTGCCTGGAAACCGTAGCCAGTATCGAGAATATGTTGGAAATCGCCCGCACGCGGCTCGGGACCTCGATGAGCTCCAGCCTGCACGGCATGCCGCTGACGGTCGAATCGCTGTGTGATGCGGCGCTGGCAGGCGACCAACTGGCCAAAGATATCATCCTTGGCGTGGGCCACAGCGTAGGCCGTATCCTGGCTATCATGGTCAACCTGTTCAATCCGGAAAAAATCCTGGTCGGCTCCCCGCTAAACCGCGCGGCGGAAATTCTGCACCCGGCCATTGCCTCCTGCATTCGTCAGCAATCTCTGCCAGCTTACAGCGAGCATATTAAGGTAGAGTCCACCCAGTTCTTCAACAAAGGCACCATGCCTGGTGCGGCTTTGGTGAAAGAAGCGTTATACAACGGTTCACTATTGGTTCAGTTGCTGCAAGGCTAA
- the bioD gene encoding dethiobiotin synthase, whose translation MLTRLFVTGTDTDVGKTVVSRALLQAFAAQGRSVAGYKPVAARCQETSEGLRNKDALVLQASSTLPLSYQEINPITCLEEVFHAQPTDDINYGVMSSGLQHLSAKADTVVVEGSGGWRVLMNDMRPYAEWVVQEQLPVVLVVGIKLGCVSHALLTAQSIINDGLPLLGWVANRINPGLAHYAETIDALQQRIPAPLLGEIPYLPRAEQRELAHYLDISPLLNR comes from the coding sequence ATGTTAACGCGTTTATTTGTAACAGGAACGGATACCGATGTCGGTAAAACCGTGGTTTCTCGCGCTTTGTTGCAGGCCTTTGCCGCACAGGGCCGCTCAGTGGCCGGCTACAAGCCGGTTGCCGCACGCTGTCAGGAAACCAGTGAAGGCCTTCGCAATAAAGACGCTTTGGTTCTGCAGGCTTCTTCAACTCTGCCGCTGTCATATCAGGAAATTAATCCCATCACCTGTCTGGAAGAAGTGTTTCACGCGCAACCTACCGACGATATCAACTATGGTGTGATGAGCAGCGGACTGCAGCATCTATCCGCCAAGGCCGATACCGTGGTGGTCGAGGGCAGTGGCGGCTGGCGCGTGCTGATGAACGACATGCGGCCTTATGCCGAATGGGTGGTGCAGGAGCAACTGCCGGTAGTTTTAGTGGTGGGGATTAAATTGGGCTGTGTCAGCCATGCGTTGTTAACGGCTCAGTCGATCATTAATGACGGCTTACCTTTGCTGGGCTGGGTGGCTAACCGCATTAACCCGGGGCTGGCGCACTATGCCGAAACCATCGACGCGTTGCAGCAGCGCATTCCTGCGCCGTTGCTGGGTGAAATTCCTTATCTGCCGCGGGCTGAGCAGCGTGAATTGGCGCATTACCTGGATATCTCACCGCTGCTGAACCGCTAG
- the clcB gene encoding voltage-gated ClC-type chloride channel ClcB: MKRWVHLHHYRALLRRLFIAIFLGIAAALVVWLFHRAMLGLEWLLLDHESGSLVAAASALPAWRRALTPALGGLAAGTLLWVYQRYQHQRQIAPTDYMEAIETGDGRLDVSASLVKCLASLLVVSSGSAIGREGAMILLAALVGSVFAQRFTHEKEWKLWVACAAAAGMASAYHAPLAGSLFIAEILFGTLMLASLGPVVIAAVCALLMTNLLNGGQAPLYLVEPLPAPWPVQYLLMALLGVLAGICGPLFLWAMQASGHAFRSLRLKPPLQLALGGLIVGLLSLLFPEVWGNGYSVVQSLLSAPPGVLLVGAILICKLLAVLASSGSGAPGGVFTPTLFVGAALGSVVGQLCATWPELGSAVPLLMALTGMATLLAATTHAPIMAALMVFEMTGEYTLLPGILLACVIATTVSRGLRSVSVYHNA, from the coding sequence ATGAAACGATGGGTCCACCTGCACCACTATCGCGCCCTGCTGCGCCGCCTGTTTATTGCCATCTTTCTTGGTATCGCCGCCGCGTTGGTGGTTTGGCTGTTTCACCGTGCGATGCTGGGCCTGGAATGGCTGTTGCTCGACCATGAGAGCGGCAGTCTTGTCGCTGCCGCCTCCGCGTTACCGGCCTGGCGAAGGGCGCTGACCCCAGCGTTAGGCGGCCTGGCGGCGGGCACGCTGCTGTGGGTTTACCAGCGCTATCAACATCAACGACAGATAGCGCCAACCGATTATATGGAAGCGATCGAAACCGGCGACGGGCGGCTGGACGTCAGTGCCAGTCTGGTGAAATGCCTTGCTTCGCTGCTGGTGGTCTCCAGCGGCAGCGCCATCGGTCGCGAAGGTGCGATGATCCTGCTGGCCGCGCTGGTAGGTTCCGTGTTTGCTCAACGCTTCACCCACGAGAAAGAATGGAAACTGTGGGTCGCCTGCGCCGCGGCTGCCGGGATGGCCAGTGCCTACCACGCCCCGTTGGCAGGCAGCCTGTTTATTGCGGAAATCCTGTTTGGCACGCTGATGCTGGCCTCGCTGGGCCCGGTGGTGATTGCCGCCGTTTGCGCACTGCTGATGACCAACTTGCTTAACGGTGGCCAGGCGCCGCTGTACCTGGTTGAGCCTCTGCCCGCCCCCTGGCCAGTGCAATATTTGCTGATGGCGCTACTGGGCGTATTGGCCGGCATTTGCGGCCCGCTATTTTTATGGGCGATGCAGGCCAGCGGCCATGCTTTCCGTTCGCTGCGCCTGAAGCCCCCTTTGCAATTGGCGCTCGGCGGGTTGATCGTGGGGTTGCTTTCGCTGCTGTTTCCTGAGGTGTGGGGCAATGGCTACAGCGTGGTGCAGTCACTGCTCAGTGCGCCGCCCGGCGTATTGCTGGTTGGCGCCATTCTGATTTGTAAACTGTTGGCGGTGCTCGCCAGCAGCGGTTCCGGAGCGCCCGGCGGCGTATTCACGCCAACGCTGTTTGTCGGGGCCGCCCTGGGTTCGGTGGTTGGGCAACTGTGCGCCACCTGGCCGGAACTGGGCAGCGCGGTGCCGCTGCTGATGGCGCTGACCGGTATGGCCACGCTGCTGGCCGCAACCACCCACGCGCCGATCATGGCTGCGTTGATGGTGTTCGAAATGACCGGTGAATACACCCTGCTGCCGGGCATTTTGCTGGCCTGCGTGATCGCCACTACCGTTTCACGGGGTTTGCGCTCGGTGTCGGTCTATCACAACGCCTAG
- a CDS encoding MDR family MFS transporter, producing the protein MTNNEAPAPLPHRPLILIACMLAMFMSAIEATIVATAMPTIIGDLGGFSLLGWVFAVYLLAQAITIPIYGRLADFLGRKRVFFFGATLFLLGSVLCGFSPNMYWLIGFRLLQGLGAGAIMPIATTIIGDVYSATERPKVMGYLSSVWGVSAIVGPLLGAFIVQHLPWALVFWVNLPIGLLAMFFLGRYLPSHQQLHKHALDLAGTAWLTLFVSALLLSLLQAENLGWWVLPLLGGAAVALMLLVRQERRAPEPLFPLALWQSRVIVAGNIGGLVIGAAMMGISAFLPTFIQGVMGGTPLEAGTTLALMSIGWPLASTFSGRLMLMTSYRTTALLGALLLVAGGLILLLMQPSGGLLWGRVAAFMIGAGMGLCNTTFLVSVQNAAHHSIRGIATACTVFTRMMGSAIGTAILGATLNINLQVRLPQTTDPVQQLMEPATRGAMGSEMLAEMTQQVAASLHWVFLVSAIISLLALAAAMLIPARHRPQGEGEEAEQA; encoded by the coding sequence ATGACAAATAACGAAGCCCCAGCGCCACTCCCTCATCGTCCGTTGATCCTGATTGCCTGCATGTTGGCGATGTTTATGTCAGCCATTGAGGCGACGATTGTCGCCACGGCGATGCCCACAATTATCGGCGACCTGGGCGGGTTTTCTCTGCTGGGCTGGGTGTTTGCAGTGTATTTATTGGCGCAGGCCATTACCATTCCGATTTATGGCCGGCTGGCGGACTTCCTCGGGCGCAAACGGGTATTTTTCTTTGGCGCCACGCTGTTTTTGCTGGGTTCGGTACTGTGCGGCTTCTCACCCAATATGTACTGGCTGATCGGTTTTCGGCTGCTGCAGGGCCTGGGTGCCGGGGCGATTATGCCGATAGCCACCACCATCATCGGCGATGTTTACAGCGCCACCGAACGGCCGAAGGTAATGGGCTATCTGTCCAGCGTCTGGGGTGTTTCGGCGATCGTTGGCCCGCTGCTGGGCGCGTTTATCGTCCAACATCTGCCTTGGGCGTTGGTGTTCTGGGTTAATTTACCCATTGGCCTGTTGGCGATGTTTTTCCTTGGCCGTTATTTGCCTTCTCACCAACAGCTACATAAGCATGCGTTGGATCTGGCGGGTACTGCCTGGCTGACGCTGTTTGTTTCGGCGCTGTTGTTATCGCTGCTACAGGCCGAAAACCTCGGGTGGTGGGTGCTGCCGCTGTTAGGGGGGGCGGCCGTTGCGCTGATGTTGTTGGTTCGACAGGAGCGCCGTGCGCCGGAGCCATTGTTCCCACTGGCGCTGTGGCAAAGCCGGGTGATTGTGGCCGGCAATATTGGCGGTCTGGTTATTGGTGCGGCGATGATGGGGATCAGCGCTTTCCTGCCGACCTTTATTCAGGGCGTGATGGGCGGGACACCGCTGGAAGCCGGTACCACGCTGGCGCTGATGTCGATTGGTTGGCCGCTGGCCAGCACCTTCAGCGGGCGGCTGATGCTGATGACGTCCTACCGTACGACGGCGCTGCTGGGCGCGCTGTTGCTGGTGGCCGGCGGGCTGATCTTATTGCTGATGCAACCGAGCGGCGGTTTGCTGTGGGGCAGAGTGGCCGCCTTTATGATCGGCGCCGGTATGGGGCTGTGCAACACCACGTTTTTGGTTTCGGTGCAGAACGCCGCGCACCACAGCATCCGTGGCATCGCCACTGCTTGCACGGTGTTTACCCGCATGATGGGCTCGGCGATCGGTACCGCGATCTTGGGGGCCACGCTGAACATTAACCTTCAGGTTCGCTTGCCGCAAACGACCGATCCGGTCCAACAGTTGATGGAGCCGGCTACGCGTGGCGCAATGGGGTCGGAAATGCTGGCAGAGATGACGCAGCAGGTTGCCGCCTCACTGCATTGGGTATTTTTGGTCTCCGCTATCATTTCACTGTTGGCATTGGCGGCTGCGATGTTGATCCCCGCCCGGCATCGGCCGCAGGGTGAGGGAGAAGAGGCGGAACAAGCCTAA
- a CDS encoding DUF1161 domain-containing protein — MKKALILGAVLMAAAPLAALASCESVKADISQKIINNGVPESGFKLDIVPNDQAQQAGGLVVGHCENDTQKIVYTRLSNGDDSGDAAQTGTSQDTKTAQ; from the coding sequence ATGAAAAAAGCGCTTATCTTGGGTGCAGTGCTGATGGCCGCAGCCCCCCTGGCCGCCCTGGCCTCGTGCGAGAGCGTGAAGGCGGACATTTCGCAGAAAATTATCAACAACGGCGTGCCGGAATCCGGCTTCAAGTTGGACATCGTGCCTAACGATCAGGCCCAACAGGCCGGCGGGCTGGTGGTTGGCCACTGCGAGAACGACACCCAAAAGATTGTATATACTCGCCTGAGCAACGGCGACGACAGCGGTGATGCGGCCCAGACCGGCACCAGTCAAGATACCAAAACCGCACAGTAA
- a CDS encoding DUF1283 family protein produces the protein MKTLSTQRLLRGMLPVAMLMLMGAWQAPALAASCTQGSTCVTVDGSNSGAMSTEAARQSKEQFNDTKSLRHKVNTRVEKEFDKVDKAIDNEDRCNDSLNVNAYWEPNTRKCLDRQTGRQINP, from the coding sequence ATGAAAACACTTTCTACTCAACGACTGCTGCGCGGGATGCTGCCGGTCGCCATGCTGATGCTGATGGGCGCCTGGCAGGCACCGGCACTGGCCGCCAGTTGCACTCAGGGCAGCACCTGCGTGACCGTCGACGGCAGTAACAGCGGCGCCATGAGTACCGAAGCGGCTCGTCAGAGCAAAGAACAGTTCAACGACACCAAATCTCTGCGCCATAAGGTCAACACCCGCGTGGAGAAAGAGTTCGACAAGGTAGACAAGGCGATTGATAACGAAGACCGCTGCAACGACAGCCTGAACGTTAATGCATATTGGGAACCCAATACTCGCAAGTGTCTGGATCGTCAGACCGGTCGTCAGATTAATCCTTAA
- a CDS encoding YnfA family protein: MLKTTLLFFATALAEIVGCFLPYLWLKKGASAWLLLPAAASLMLFVWLLTLHPAASGRVYAAYGGVYVATALLWLRVVDGVKLSALDWLGAGVALAGMLIIVSGWRAA; the protein is encoded by the coding sequence ATGTTAAAGACCACCCTGTTATTTTTCGCCACTGCTCTGGCTGAGATCGTCGGCTGTTTCTTACCTTATTTGTGGTTGAAAAAGGGCGCCAGCGCCTGGCTGCTGCTGCCGGCGGCGGCCAGCCTGATGCTGTTTGTTTGGTTATTGACGCTGCATCCTGCAGCCAGCGGGCGCGTATATGCGGCGTATGGCGGAGTCTACGTTGCGACGGCACTGTTGTGGCTGCGGGTGGTTGACGGGGTGAAACTGTCGGCGTTGGACTGGCTGGGCGCCGGGGTGGCGCTGGCGGGGATGCTGATTATTGTTTCGGGCTGGCGAGCGGCCTGA
- the ydfG gene encoding bifunctional NADP-dependent 3-hydroxy acid dehydrogenase/3-hydroxypropionate dehydrogenase YdfG — translation MIIFVTGATSGFGESITRRFIREGHQVIASGRRIERLEELKDELGEALHIVRLDVRNRAAIQQVIDELPAALRQIDVLVNNAGLALGLEPAHKANADDWETMIDTNAKGLVNMTRALLPAMVERNVGHVINIGSVAANWPYPGGNVYGATKAFVKQFSLGLRADLHGTRIRVTDIEPGLVGGTEFSNVRFKGDDGKVDKVYDGANALTPEDIAESVFWVATLPAHVNINSLEIMPVSQSFAGLNIHREA, via the coding sequence ATGATCATTTTTGTCACGGGCGCCACCTCAGGGTTTGGTGAGTCCATCACACGACGTTTTATCCGCGAAGGCCATCAGGTAATCGCCTCCGGCCGCCGTATTGAGCGTCTGGAAGAGTTGAAAGACGAATTGGGCGAGGCGCTGCATATCGTCCGTCTGGACGTACGTAATCGCGCGGCAATTCAGCAGGTGATTGATGAGCTGCCTGCGGCACTGCGCCAGATTGACGTGCTGGTGAACAACGCCGGTCTGGCGTTAGGTTTGGAGCCTGCGCACAAGGCCAACGCCGATGATTGGGAAACCATGATCGACACCAATGCCAAAGGCCTGGTGAACATGACCCGCGCCCTGCTGCCGGCAATGGTTGAACGCAACGTCGGCCATGTGATCAATATCGGCTCCGTTGCTGCCAACTGGCCCTATCCCGGCGGTAACGTCTACGGCGCGACCAAGGCCTTCGTCAAGCAATTCAGCCTCGGCCTGCGCGCCGACCTGCACGGCACCCGCATCCGCGTAACCGACATTGAGCCAGGCCTGGTGGGCGGAACGGAATTCTCTAACGTGCGCTTCAAAGGCGATGACGGCAAGGTGGATAAGGTCTACGACGGCGCCAATGCGTTGACGCCGGAAGATATTGCCGAGTCGGTGTTCTGGGTGGCGACTCTGCCGGCCCACGTTAACATCAACTCGCTGGAGATCATGCCGGTCAGCCAATCCTTTGCCGGATTGAATATCCACCGCGAAGCGTGA
- a CDS encoding GNAT family N-acetyltransferase gives MIHSDLSQCRVNTDRLLIAPFTAADADDVYQAITPTLTRFMNFEPEESPEAFANVWQTWLPLIREGEELIFVARLRDSKEFVGMGGLHDLHNTTPELGIWVKESLHGNGYGREIVHAMAVWASERYRPRHFIYPVAEQNTPSRRIAESLGGVVAGRRENTKYDCVVYHVPPQL, from the coding sequence ATGATCCACAGTGACCTTTCTCAGTGCCGCGTGAACACCGACCGGTTGTTGATTGCCCCTTTTACCGCAGCAGATGCCGACGATGTTTACCAGGCGATTACCCCTACACTGACGCGCTTTATGAATTTTGAGCCTGAAGAGTCGCCGGAGGCCTTCGCCAACGTTTGGCAAACCTGGCTGCCGCTGATCCGTGAAGGTGAGGAGCTGATTTTCGTCGCTCGCCTGCGCGACAGCAAAGAGTTTGTCGGCATGGGCGGCCTGCATGACTTGCACAACACCACCCCGGAGCTGGGTATCTGGGTAAAAGAGAGCCTGCACGGTAATGGCTACGGTCGCGAAATCGTTCATGCCATGGCGGTGTGGGCCAGCGAGCGCTACCGGCCACGTCACTTTATCTATCCGGTGGCAGAACAAAACACCCCCAGCCGACGCATCGCCGAATCTCTGGGCGGCGTAGTGGCAGGCCGACGCGAAAATACCAAATATGACTGCGTGGTGTACCACGTACCGCCTCAGCTGTAG
- a CDS encoding MFS transporter produces MSFFSRATALPLLVAGAFFMENLDGTVIVTAMPQMAAAFGVRPVDMNIGISAYILTLTVFIPASGWIANRFGARNIFAAAVLIFTLASVLCAASVNLPTFTAARILQGFGGALMVPVGRLVVLRNTAKPDLIKAIATITWPGLVAPILGPPVGGFITTYASWHWIFILNVPLGIAALWLAWRLIPQEAPQKGVPFDALGFVLTGIACFGLMFGLDLINHPQLSWLVPALCIFGSLALGALAVRHAKRTAHPLINLWAMRIKSYAVTIWGGTLFRIAIGAVPFLLPLLFQIGFGLNAFDAGLLVLAVFAGNLVMKPFTSAVLYRFRFRTTLVVNGLLNAATIFACALLTPQTPTWLILGLLFVSGLTRSMQFTALNTLAFSEVPQPQMNGANTLFNVSQQMGSGLGIAIGALALRLAEMLMPQSTARIPLVDFQLAFVVIGVIALLAVIDSFTLDPNAGSEVRQRKPAAEPLPLSPQRLQK; encoded by the coding sequence ATGAGTTTCTTTTCACGCGCCACTGCGCTGCCACTGCTGGTGGCGGGTGCCTTTTTTATGGAAAACCTCGACGGGACAGTGATCGTCACCGCCATGCCGCAGATGGCGGCGGCTTTCGGCGTGCGACCGGTGGACATGAACATCGGTATTTCGGCCTATATTCTGACGCTGACGGTATTTATTCCTGCCAGCGGCTGGATTGCCAACCGCTTTGGCGCGCGCAATATCTTCGCGGCGGCAGTGCTGATTTTTACCCTGGCATCGGTGCTCTGTGCCGCCAGCGTTAACCTGCCGACGTTTACTGCTGCCCGAATTCTGCAGGGCTTCGGCGGAGCGTTGATGGTGCCGGTCGGGCGCCTGGTGGTGCTGCGCAATACCGCCAAACCCGATTTAATCAAAGCCATCGCCACCATTACCTGGCCGGGCCTGGTGGCCCCGATCCTCGGCCCGCCGGTCGGGGGATTTATTACCACTTACGCCTCGTGGCACTGGATTTTTATTCTGAACGTGCCGCTGGGCATCGCCGCACTGTGGCTGGCCTGGCGACTGATCCCTCAGGAAGCGCCGCAGAAAGGCGTTCCCTTTGACGCACTCGGCTTCGTGCTGACCGGCATTGCCTGTTTCGGCCTGATGTTCGGTTTGGATCTGATCAACCATCCGCAATTGTCCTGGCTGGTACCCGCGTTGTGCATTTTTGGCAGCCTGGCACTGGGTGCACTGGCGGTTCGCCATGCCAAGCGTACGGCACATCCTTTAATCAACCTGTGGGCGATGCGGATAAAAAGTTACGCCGTCACAATTTGGGGCGGTACGCTGTTCCGTATCGCCATCGGCGCCGTGCCCTTCTTGCTGCCGCTATTGTTCCAGATTGGGTTTGGCCTTAACGCCTTCGATGCCGGGTTGTTGGTGCTGGCGGTGTTCGCTGGCAATCTGGTGATGAAGCCCTTTACCTCGGCGGTGCTGTACCGTTTTCGCTTCCGTACTACGCTGGTGGTGAACGGTTTGCTCAATGCCGCTACCATTTTCGCCTGCGCGTTGTTGACGCCGCAGACGCCGACCTGGCTGATTTTGGGGCTACTGTTCGTCAGTGGACTGACGCGCTCTATGCAGTTCACTGCGCTCAACACGTTAGCATTTTCCGAAGTGCCGCAGCCGCAAATGAACGGCGCCAATACGTTGTTTAATGTATCGCAGCAAATGGGCAGCGGGCTGGGTATCGCCATCGGCGCGTTGGCACTGCGCCTGGCGGAAATGCTGATGCCGCAGTCCACAGCGCGCATTCCATTGGTCGATTTCCAACTGGCGTTTGTGGTCATCGGCGTTATCGCGCTGCTGGCGGTGATTGACAGCTTTACCCTGGATCCGAACGCCGGCAGTGAGGTACGCCAGCGAAAACCGGCGGCCGAACCTTTGCCGCTCTCGCCTCAGCGATTGCAGAAATAA